A genome region from Paradevosia shaoguanensis includes the following:
- the eno gene encoding phosphopyruvate hydratase gives MSGIFDVVARQIFDSRGNPTVEVDVVLDDGSFGRAAVPSGASTGAHEAVELRDGGEAFLGKGVTKAVDNVNTIIADEIEGMDALDQIALDQALIELDGTPNKSRLGANAILGVSLAVAKAAAESSALPFYRYIGGPNAHILPVPMMNIINGGAHADNPIDMQEFMILPVGAESIAHAVQIGSEIFHTLKKGLHAEGHNTNVGDEGGFAPNLKSAEEALSYIVKSIEKAGYKPGEDVFLGLDCASTEYYKNGKYEMVGEGKSLSSEENVRFLEGLVSRFPIITIEDGMAEDDWEGWKALTDVLGKKVQLVGDDLFVTNTERLKSGIKMGVANSILVKVNQIGSLSETLDAVDTAHRAGYTSVMSHRSGETEDSTIADLAVALNCGQIKTGSLSRSDRLAKYNQLIRIEEMLEGAAVYAGRSILKGL, from the coding sequence ATGTCTGGCATTTTCGACGTTGTCGCGCGGCAGATTTTCGATAGCCGTGGCAATCCTACCGTGGAAGTCGACGTCGTGCTGGACGACGGCAGTTTCGGCCGTGCGGCGGTGCCCTCGGGCGCTTCGACCGGTGCGCATGAAGCCGTGGAACTCCGCGATGGCGGCGAGGCGTTCCTCGGCAAGGGCGTGACCAAGGCGGTCGACAACGTCAACACCATCATCGCCGACGAGATCGAGGGCATGGATGCACTCGACCAGATCGCGCTGGACCAGGCGCTGATCGAACTCGACGGTACCCCGAACAAGTCGCGGCTGGGCGCCAATGCCATTCTCGGCGTGTCGCTGGCGGTGGCCAAGGCCGCGGCGGAATCGAGCGCGCTGCCGTTCTACCGCTATATCGGCGGCCCGAACGCCCACATCCTGCCGGTGCCGATGATGAACATCATCAATGGCGGCGCGCATGCGGACAATCCGATCGACATGCAGGAATTCATGATCCTGCCGGTGGGCGCGGAAAGCATCGCGCATGCCGTCCAGATCGGCTCGGAAATCTTCCACACCCTCAAGAAGGGGCTGCATGCGGAAGGCCACAACACCAATGTGGGTGACGAGGGCGGCTTCGCGCCGAACCTGAAGTCGGCCGAAGAAGCACTGAGCTACATCGTCAAGTCGATCGAGAAGGCCGGTTACAAGCCGGGCGAGGACGTGTTCCTGGGCCTCGATTGCGCTTCGACCGAATACTACAAGAACGGCAAGTACGAGATGGTCGGCGAGGGCAAGTCGCTGTCGTCGGAAGAGAACGTGCGGTTCCTCGAAGGCCTCGTGTCGCGCTTCCCGATCATCACCATCGAAGACGGCATGGCCGAGGACGATTGGGAGGGCTGGAAGGCTCTGACCGATGTGCTGGGCAAGAAGGTGCAGCTGGTGGGCGACGACCTTTTCGTCACCAATACCGAACGCCTCAAGTCGGGCATCAAGATGGGCGTGGCCAACTCGATCCTCGTCAAGGTCAACCAGATCGGTTCGCTCTCCGAGACGCTGGATGCCGTGGATACCGCCCACCGCGCCGGCTACACCTCGGTGATGTCGCACCGCTCCGGCGAGACCGAGGATTCCACGATCGCCGACCTCGCCGTCGCGCTCAATTGCGGGCAGATCAAGACCGGTTCGCTCTCGCGCTCGGATCGGCTGGCCAAGTACAACCAGCTCATCCGTATCGAGGAGATGCTGGAAGGCGCCGCAGTCTATGCCGGCCGGAGCATCCTCAAGGGGCTTTGA
- the glmS gene encoding glutamine--fructose-6-phosphate transaminase (isomerizing) produces MCGIVGIIGVEPVAPRLVDALRRLEYRGYDSAGVATLEDQSISRRRAEGKLGNLAQKLAFEPLAGNIGIGHTRWATHGAPTERNAHPHATEKVAVVHNGIIENFRELLEDLAKDGYLPQTQTDTESVALWVTRELDRGSDPEFAVSATLKQLRGAFALALMFKGHDKLLIAARKGAPLAIGYGATEMYLGSDAMALAPFTSRLSYLEDGDWAVITPEGVTIRDGQDGIVQRELMISNASALLVDKGNHKHFMAKEIYEQPETISHTLSHYVDMGAEKVALREELPFDFAQLSRLTISACGTAYLAGSVAKYWFERYARLPVDVDVASEFRYREPPLERSGLSLFISQSGETADTLAALRYCAGQGQHIASLVNVPESTIARESQVAFPTLCGPEIGVASTKALTAQLTALASLVVAAARARGTISADEERELVRALVELPRAVSAALGAERQIERIAKRLSKAKDVLYLGRGQMFPIAMEGALKLKEISYIHAEGYAAGELKHGPIALVDEAMPVIVVAPSDELMEKTLSNMQEVAARGGKIILITDEEGTAKVGAGAAEIITLPKVPSFVAPILATVPVQLLAYHTAVFMGTDVDQPRNLAKSVTVE; encoded by the coding sequence ATGTGCGGCATCGTCGGCATTATCGGGGTCGAACCAGTTGCTCCGCGGCTGGTCGATGCATTGCGGCGCCTCGAATATCGCGGCTATGACAGCGCCGGCGTCGCCACGCTCGAAGACCAGTCGATCAGCCGGCGCCGCGCCGAAGGCAAACTCGGCAACCTGGCGCAGAAGCTGGCTTTCGAGCCGCTGGCCGGCAATATCGGCATCGGCCACACGCGCTGGGCGACCCATGGCGCGCCGACCGAGCGCAATGCCCATCCGCACGCGACCGAAAAGGTCGCGGTCGTGCATAACGGCATCATCGAGAATTTCCGCGAGCTGCTCGAGGACCTGGCCAAGGACGGCTACCTGCCGCAGACGCAGACGGACACCGAATCCGTGGCTCTGTGGGTGACGCGTGAGCTCGATCGTGGTTCGGACCCGGAATTTGCGGTCTCGGCGACGCTCAAGCAGCTGCGCGGCGCTTTCGCGCTGGCCCTGATGTTCAAGGGGCACGACAAGCTGCTGATCGCGGCGCGCAAGGGTGCACCGCTGGCCATCGGCTATGGCGCGACGGAAATGTATCTGGGCTCCGATGCCATGGCGCTGGCGCCGTTCACCTCGCGGCTTTCCTATCTTGAGGACGGCGACTGGGCGGTGATCACGCCCGAGGGCGTCACGATTCGCGATGGACAGGACGGCATCGTCCAGCGCGAGCTGATGATCTCCAACGCCTCGGCGCTGCTGGTGGACAAGGGCAACCACAAGCACTTCATGGCCAAGGAAATCTACGAGCAGCCGGAGACGATCTCTCACACGCTCAGCCATTATGTGGACATGGGCGCAGAGAAGGTCGCGCTGCGCGAGGAGCTGCCGTTCGATTTTGCGCAGCTTTCGCGGCTGACGATTTCTGCGTGCGGCACGGCGTACCTGGCCGGCTCGGTGGCGAAATACTGGTTCGAGCGCTATGCGCGGCTGCCGGTGGATGTCGATGTGGCGTCCGAATTCCGCTATCGCGAGCCGCCGCTGGAGCGGAGCGGGCTGTCGCTCTTCATTTCGCAATCGGGCGAGACGGCCGATACCTTGGCCGCGCTGCGCTATTGTGCGGGGCAGGGACAGCACATCGCGTCGCTGGTTAATGTGCCGGAATCGACGATTGCCCGGGAATCGCAGGTGGCTTTCCCGACGCTTTGCGGGCCGGAAATCGGGGTCGCCTCGACCAAGGCGCTGACGGCGCAATTGACGGCGCTGGCGAGCCTGGTGGTCGCCGCGGCGCGAGCCCGTGGGACGATCAGCGCGGACGAGGAACGCGAGCTGGTGCGCGCGCTGGTCGAGCTGCCGCGTGCGGTTTCGGCGGCGCTGGGCGCCGAGCGGCAGATCGAGCGGATCGCCAAGCGGCTCTCGAAGGCCAAGGACGTGCTCTATCTCGGGCGCGGACAGATGTTCCCGATCGCCATGGAAGGCGCGCTCAAGCTGAAGGAAATCTCCTATATCCACGCGGAGGGCTATGCGGCGGGCGAGCTGAAGCATGGGCCGATCGCGCTGGTGGACGAGGCCATGCCGGTGATCGTGGTGGCGCCTTCGGACGAGCTGATGGAGAAGACACTCTCCAACATGCAGGAAGTGGCGGCGCGCGGCGGCAAGATCATCCTCATCACCGATGAGGAGGGGACGGCCAAGGTGGGCGCAGGCGCGGCCGAAATCATCACGCTACCCAAGGTGCCGAGCTTCGTGGCGCCGATCCTGGCGACGGTGCCGGTGCAGTTGCTGGCCTATCACACGGCGGTGTTCATGGGCACGGACGTGGACCAGCCGCGCAACCTCGCCAAGAGCGTGACGGTTGAATAA
- a CDS encoding FtsB family cell division protein, with protein sequence MPTRLKRPAFWRPLAVTVALVGFQGYLGYSALNGQFGTLSQEQMKADIEELKAESSVLQAEIDSYRHRASLFDASRLDPDILTEQARALLSMARPEDIVVMVDESGKPVLGSSSKLAEQQLTNLIQGNSGR encoded by the coding sequence ATGCCGACTCGTCTCAAACGCCCTGCATTCTGGCGCCCGCTCGCGGTAACCGTCGCGTTGGTCGGTTTTCAGGGCTATCTCGGATACAGCGCCCTCAACGGGCAGTTCGGCACGCTCAGCCAGGAGCAGATGAAGGCTGATATCGAGGAACTCAAGGCAGAGTCCTCGGTGCTGCAGGCCGAAATCGATTCCTATCGGCACCGGGCCAGCCTTTTCGACGCTTCGCGCCTCGATCCCGACATCCTGACCGAGCAGGCCCGCGCATTGCTGAGCATGGCGCGACCGGAAGATATCGTGGTGATGGTTGATGAGAGCGGTAAACCTGTTTTAGGTTCATCGTCTAAATTAGCTGAACAGCAGTTAACCAATCTTATCCAAGGTAATTCAGGTAGATAG
- a CDS encoding pyruvate dehydrogenase complex E1 component subunit beta, which produces MPNILMPALSPTMEEGKLAKWLVKEGDIVSPGDVLAEIETDKATMEVESIDSGTVKKLLVAEGTEGVKVNTPIALVLAEGEQVGDEQPAEPTTKPEVVAETVPAVVAAPAAGAPTFVPAADPDLPANVEYVEMTVREALREAMAEEMRRDPDIFIMGEEVAQYQGAYKVTQGLLDEFGEKRVIDTPITEHGFAGLGVGAAFAGLRPIIEFMTWNFAMQAIDQIINSAAKQLYMSGGQVTAPIVFRGPNGVASRVAAQHSQDYSAWYSHIPGLTVVAPFSAADAKGLLKAAIRSNNPIVFLENEILYGSTGLVPKVDDYVLPIGKARIVREGKDATIVSFSMGMRYALQATEKLVAEGIDVELIDLRTLRPMDSAAVIESVKKTGRLVTVEEGWPQGGIGAELAARVMEGAFDYLDAPVTRVTGKDVPMPYAANLEKLALPNVDEVVAAVKAVTYRN; this is translated from the coding sequence ATGCCCAATATTCTGATGCCCGCCCTGTCGCCGACGATGGAAGAGGGCAAACTGGCCAAGTGGCTCGTCAAGGAAGGCGACATCGTATCGCCCGGCGACGTATTGGCCGAGATCGAGACCGACAAGGCGACGATGGAAGTCGAATCCATCGATAGCGGCACCGTCAAGAAGCTGCTGGTTGCCGAAGGTACGGAAGGCGTCAAGGTCAATACGCCGATCGCGCTGGTGCTGGCGGAAGGCGAGCAGGTTGGCGACGAGCAGCCGGCCGAGCCGACGACCAAGCCGGAAGTGGTGGCCGAGACGGTCCCCGCGGTTGTGGCGGCTCCCGCCGCCGGCGCGCCGACCTTCGTGCCTGCCGCCGACCCGGATCTGCCGGCCAATGTCGAATATGTCGAGATGACGGTGCGCGAAGCGCTGCGCGAGGCCATGGCCGAGGAAATGCGCCGCGACCCGGACATCTTCATCATGGGTGAGGAAGTCGCCCAGTACCAGGGTGCCTACAAGGTGACCCAGGGCCTGCTCGACGAATTCGGCGAGAAGCGAGTCATCGACACCCCGATTACCGAGCATGGCTTTGCCGGCTTGGGCGTCGGCGCGGCCTTCGCAGGTCTTCGCCCGATCATCGAGTTCATGACCTGGAACTTCGCCATGCAGGCGATCGACCAGATCATCAACTCGGCCGCCAAGCAGCTCTATATGTCCGGCGGGCAGGTGACTGCGCCCATCGTGTTCCGCGGTCCCAACGGCGTCGCCTCTCGCGTTGCCGCCCAGCACAGCCAGGATTATTCGGCCTGGTACTCGCACATTCCGGGCCTGACCGTGGTCGCCCCGTTCAGCGCGGCTGACGCCAAGGGCCTGCTCAAGGCGGCGATCCGCTCGAACAACCCGATCGTCTTCCTCGAAAACGAAATCCTCTACGGCTCGACCGGCCTCGTGCCCAAGGTCGACGACTACGTGCTGCCGATCGGCAAGGCGCGCATCGTCCGCGAGGGCAAGGACGCGACCATCGTCTCCTTCTCCATGGGCATGCGCTACGCGTTGCAGGCCACTGAGAAGCTGGTTGCCGAGGGCATTGACGTCGAACTCATCGACCTGCGCACGCTGCGCCCGATGGACAGCGCCGCGGTCATCGAATCCGTCAAGAAGACCGGCCGCCTCGTGACGGTTGAAGAAGGCTGGCCACAGGGCGGCATCGGTGCCGAACTCGCAGCGCGCGTGATGGAAGGCGCCTTCGACTATCTCGACGCCCCCGTGACTCGCGTCACCGGCAAGGATGTGCCGATGCCTTACGCCGCCAACCTCGAAAAGCTGGCCCTGCCGAACGTCGATGAGGTCGTCGCGGCGGTCAAGGCCGTGACCTATCGGAACTGA
- a CDS encoding low affinity iron permease family protein codes for MRIHDLFNRMSHAVSKATGQPTTFVVAVLLVVVWAISGPLFGFSETWQLVINTGTTIITFLMVFVLQSSQNRDGLAVQLKLDELILATKAENSFVGAEHLTDDEIRQLRELCNTQRVEAEHQLEAEGPRRPPARAHEKGPVSRPSSHSRRQKLKAP; via the coding sequence ATGCGAATTCACGATCTCTTCAACCGCATGTCGCACGCGGTTTCCAAAGCCACCGGCCAGCCCACCACCTTCGTAGTCGCCGTCCTGCTCGTGGTCGTCTGGGCCATAAGCGGCCCGCTCTTCGGTTTCTCGGAAACCTGGCAGCTGGTGATCAACACCGGCACCACCATCATCACCTTCCTGATGGTTTTCGTGCTGCAAAGCTCCCAGAATCGCGATGGCCTCGCCGTCCAGCTCAAGCTCGACGAGCTGATCCTCGCCACCAAGGCCGAAAACAGCTTCGTCGGTGCCGAACACCTCACCGATGACGAGATCCGCCAGCTCCGCGAGCTATGCAACACCCAGCGGGTCGAGGCCGAGCATCAGCTCGAGGCCGAAGGTCCGCGCCGCCCGCCGGCAAGGGCGCATGAAAAAGGGCCGGTCTCCCGGCCCTCGTCTCATTCGCGTCGTCAGAAGCTCAAAGCCCCTTGA
- a CDS encoding DUF2237 family protein, which yields MNKPFSGFGPELNVFGEPLESCSTDPLTGFFRNGYCSAGAEGEARHLVCVEMTDEFLAFSKSVGNDLTTPMPQFAFPGLEPGDRWCLVAERWVEAFAAGKAPRVFLRATNQGVLRLVDLATLKRYALDLS from the coding sequence TTGAATAAGCCGTTCTCCGGATTTGGGCCCGAGCTTAACGTCTTCGGGGAGCCGCTCGAGTCCTGCTCGACCGACCCGCTGACCGGGTTCTTCAGGAACGGCTATTGCTCGGCCGGCGCGGAAGGCGAGGCACGGCACCTGGTCTGCGTCGAGATGACGGACGAGTTCCTGGCGTTCTCCAAGTCGGTGGGTAACGACCTGACGACGCCGATGCCGCAATTCGCGTTTCCGGGGTTGGAACCGGGCGACCGCTGGTGCCTGGTCGCCGAGCGCTGGGTCGAGGCTTTTGCGGCCGGCAAGGCGCCCAGGGTGTTCCTGCGGGCGACGAACCAGGGTGTGCTGCGGCTGGTCGACCTGGCTACGCTCAAGCGATACGCGCTGGACCTCTCTTAG
- a CDS encoding M81 family metallopeptidase, with protein MRIAFGGFHIESSTYNPVLSRTEDFTVYRGEALLGAPAFKFLREFDATFLPTLHARAVPGGPIARETYEGFKREFLERLTAYGPIDGLYLALHGAAFVEGMEDAEGDFVAAARAVVGPDCPITASYDLHGNLSQRIIDGLDCYSTYRTAPHIDVEETMRRSVKLLVRTLSTGERPSLLWCPIPVVLPGEKTSTEDQPAAGLYERLPGIDAMPGIWDASLMVGYVWADEPRATAAVVMTGTDRAAMEREAVKLAQAYWDAREDFAFGSKTGSIAECVDWAMASTTHPVILADSGDNPTAGGVGDRADVLAALIDKRAKGVVLAGITDRPATEMAYEAGLGATIRVSIGATLDGAGSEPVEVEAKVAFLLEVEDPALREAVLQVGGISVVVHSKRRPYHNIHDFIRLGLNPMDARIVVVKSGYLSPELAPIANPSIMALSPGVVDQFVERLPRVRKVVPTYPFDRGFAYRPKVIWSARSSQ; from the coding sequence ATGCGCATTGCATTCGGTGGTTTCCATATCGAGTCCAGCACCTACAATCCGGTGCTGTCGCGGACCGAGGATTTCACTGTCTATCGAGGTGAGGCGCTGCTGGGGGCGCCGGCCTTCAAGTTTCTGCGCGAGTTCGATGCGACCTTCCTGCCGACGCTGCATGCGCGGGCCGTCCCTGGCGGGCCGATCGCGCGGGAGACCTATGAGGGGTTCAAGCGCGAATTTCTCGAACGGCTGACGGCATATGGGCCGATCGACGGGCTTTACCTCGCGCTGCATGGCGCCGCGTTCGTTGAGGGCATGGAGGATGCGGAGGGGGATTTCGTTGCGGCGGCGCGTGCTGTCGTCGGGCCGGATTGCCCGATCACGGCGAGCTATGACCTGCACGGCAATCTCTCGCAGCGCATCATCGATGGGCTCGACTGCTATTCGACCTATCGCACGGCGCCGCATATCGACGTCGAGGAGACGATGCGGCGGTCGGTGAAGCTACTGGTGCGGACGCTGAGTACGGGCGAGCGGCCGTCGCTGCTATGGTGCCCGATACCGGTGGTGCTGCCCGGAGAAAAGACCTCGACGGAGGATCAGCCGGCGGCAGGCCTCTACGAGCGGCTGCCGGGGATCGATGCAATGCCCGGGATCTGGGACGCATCGCTGATGGTCGGCTATGTCTGGGCCGACGAGCCGCGGGCGACGGCGGCCGTGGTGATGACGGGCACGGATCGCGCGGCAATGGAGCGCGAGGCGGTGAAGCTGGCGCAGGCCTATTGGGACGCACGCGAAGATTTCGCCTTCGGATCGAAGACCGGGAGCATTGCCGAATGCGTGGACTGGGCGATGGCCAGCACGACCCATCCGGTGATCCTGGCGGATTCAGGGGATAATCCGACAGCGGGTGGCGTTGGGGATCGGGCAGACGTGCTGGCGGCGTTGATCGACAAGCGAGCCAAGGGCGTGGTGCTGGCAGGCATTACCGACCGGCCGGCCACGGAAATGGCTTATGAGGCCGGTCTTGGGGCGACTATTCGGGTTTCCATCGGAGCGACGCTGGACGGGGCAGGCAGCGAGCCGGTGGAGGTCGAGGCCAAGGTGGCGTTCCTGCTCGAGGTCGAGGACCCGGCGCTGCGCGAGGCGGTGCTGCAGGTGGGAGGGATTTCGGTGGTCGTGCATTCCAAGCGACGGCCGTATCACAACATCCACGACTTCATCCGGCTGGGGCTCAATCCGATGGATGCGCGGATCGTGGTGGTAAAATCGGGCTACCTGTCGCCGGAACTGGCGCCGATCGCCAACCCTTCGATCATGGCGTTGTCGCCTGGCGTGGTGGATCAGTTTGTCGAGCGGCTGCCGCGGGTGCGGAAGGTAGTGCCGACCTATCCGTTCGATCGGGGATTCGCGTATCGGCCGAAGGTGATCTGGTCGGCGCGGTCGAGCCAGTAA
- a CDS encoding VOC family protein has product MSKIIKQLAHMCIFTDDLAATEAFYRDVLGIDVKFRFIRDGKLHGFYLDVGNRTNIEVFEKAGTAFDESNAINHMCLEVHDMDAAIAHIRAQGVEITDKKFGIDDTYQSWTKDPNGVKIELFEYTPKSAQFLGGDRNVNW; this is encoded by the coding sequence ATGAGCAAGATAATCAAGCAACTGGCCCATATGTGCATCTTCACCGATGATCTGGCTGCCACCGAGGCCTTCTACCGCGACGTCCTCGGCATCGACGTGAAGTTTCGCTTCATCCGCGACGGCAAGCTTCACGGATTCTACCTCGATGTCGGCAATCGCACCAATATCGAGGTCTTCGAGAAGGCCGGCACCGCGTTCGATGAGTCGAACGCCATCAATCACATGTGCCTGGAAGTGCACGACATGGATGCCGCCATCGCCCATATCCGCGCCCAAGGCGTCGAGATAACTGACAAGAAGTTCGGCATCGACGACACCTACCAGTCCTGGACCAAAGACCCCAACGGCGTGAAGATCGAACTCTTCGAATACACGCCCAAAAGCGCTCAATTCCTCGGCGGCGACCGCAACGTCAACTGGTAA
- the pdhA gene encoding pyruvate dehydrogenase (acetyl-transferring) E1 component subunit alpha has product MARKATVASKAQTNVPELTKEQELSAYRDMLLIRRFEEKAGQLYGMGLIGGFCHLYIGQEAVVTGITMASKKGEDAQITGYRDHGHMLVMGLDPKGVMAELTGRQGGLSKGKGGSMHMFSNEHRFYGGNGIVGAQVSLGTGLAFASQYRGDGTVSLAYFGDGASNQGQVYESFNMAKLWNLPVVYIIENNHYGMGTSLERAASTTDLSQRGRSFDIPGEQVDGMDVRMVYDAAKRAIEHARSGKGPYILEMLTYRYRGHSMSDPAKYRSKEEVQTMRAEHDAIEQSKQRILEKRYGTEESLKAIEAEVRAIVTEAADFATNDPEPDVSELWTDITLPA; this is encoded by the coding sequence ATGGCGCGCAAGGCGACGGTGGCCTCAAAGGCCCAAACGAACGTCCCTGAACTCACCAAGGAACAGGAACTTTCCGCCTATCGCGACATGCTTCTGATCCGGCGCTTCGAAGAGAAGGCCGGTCAGCTTTACGGCATGGGCCTGATCGGCGGTTTCTGCCATCTCTATATCGGCCAGGAAGCCGTGGTGACCGGCATCACCATGGCGAGTAAAAAGGGCGAAGACGCCCAGATCACGGGCTACCGCGATCACGGCCATATGCTGGTGATGGGGCTGGACCCCAAGGGCGTGATGGCCGAACTCACCGGACGCCAGGGCGGCCTGTCGAAAGGCAAAGGCGGCTCGATGCACATGTTCTCGAACGAGCATCGCTTCTACGGCGGCAACGGCATCGTGGGTGCGCAGGTGAGCCTGGGCACGGGCCTGGCCTTTGCCAGCCAGTATCGCGGCGATGGCACGGTGAGCCTTGCCTATTTCGGCGACGGTGCGTCGAACCAGGGGCAGGTCTATGAGAGCTTCAACATGGCCAAGCTCTGGAACCTGCCGGTCGTCTATATCATCGAGAATAACCATTACGGCATGGGCACCTCGCTCGAGCGTGCCGCATCCACCACGGACCTGTCCCAGCGCGGTCGTTCGTTCGACATTCCGGGCGAGCAGGTCGACGGCATGGACGTGCGTATGGTCTATGACGCCGCCAAGCGCGCCATCGAGCACGCGCGGAGCGGCAAGGGCCCGTATATCCTCGAAATGCTGACCTATCGCTATCGCGGCCACTCCATGTCCGACCCGGCCAAGTACCGGTCCAAGGAAGAAGTGCAGACGATGCGCGCCGAGCATGATGCGATCGAGCAAAGCAAGCAGCGCATCCTCGAAAAGCGCTACGGCACCGAGGAAAGCCTCAAGGCCATCGAGGCCGAGGTTCGCGCCATCGTCACGGAAGCCGCCGACTTTGCGACCAACGATCCCGAGCCGGATGTGTCCGAGCTCTGGACCGATATCACGCTTCCGGCCTGA
- a CDS encoding HAD family hydrolase — protein sequence MSISAIGFDADDTLWQNEQFYRLTETRFTQLLADYAEPTDLSARLLETEKRTLGLYGFGIKGFTLSMLETAIEVTDGKVPASVLSEILAAGREMLSHPIEPLPHALAALEALRNDYRLILITKGDLFDQERKLAQSGLGDLFEAVEIVSDKNAATYSRIFSRHADGPERALMVGNSLKSDVVPAIEAGSWGVYVPHALTWSYEHIEAPTTQPRFRQIEHLGQLQDLVGKLR from the coding sequence ATGAGCATCTCGGCAATCGGCTTCGACGCGGACGACACGCTCTGGCAGAATGAACAATTCTACCGCCTGACCGAGACCCGCTTCACCCAATTGCTCGCCGACTACGCCGAGCCCACCGACCTCTCCGCGCGCCTGCTGGAAACCGAAAAGCGCACGCTCGGCCTCTACGGCTTCGGCATCAAGGGCTTTACCCTCTCGATGCTGGAAACCGCCATCGAAGTCACCGATGGCAAGGTTCCGGCCTCGGTTCTCTCGGAAATCCTCGCCGCGGGCCGCGAAATGCTCAGCCACCCCATCGAGCCCCTGCCCCATGCACTGGCCGCTCTCGAAGCCCTCAGGAACGATTACCGCCTCATCCTCATCACCAAGGGCGACCTCTTCGACCAGGAGCGCAAACTGGCCCAATCCGGCCTCGGCGATCTCTTCGAAGCCGTCGAGATCGTCAGCGACAAGAACGCCGCGACCTATTCCCGGATCTTCTCCCGCCACGCCGACGGCCCCGAGCGCGCCCTCATGGTCGGCAATTCACTCAAGTCCGACGTCGTGCCCGCCATCGAAGCCGGCAGCTGGGGCGTCTACGTGCCCCACGCCCTTACCTGGAGCTACGAACACATCGAAGCCCCCACCACCCAACCCCGCTTCCGCCAGATCGAGCACCTCGGCCAACTGCAGGACCTCGTAGGCAAGCTCCGGTAG